A stretch of Sebastes fasciatus isolate fSebFas1 chromosome 19, fSebFas1.pri, whole genome shotgun sequence DNA encodes these proteins:
- the skor2 gene encoding SKI family transcriptional corepressor 2 isoform X3: MIGRTERRQDGGERSRVVHRCAGYIDSSRDWGIFSDRFLGSLFSGVRGRSTNSFPPSMNKTHLSSTNDIIMTSSSGPYQQEPLTPPRPAHHHSSSSSLSSPSPSSSPLKPNQVGQVILYGVPIVSLVIDHNERLCLAQISNTLLKNYSYNEIHNRRVALGITCVQCTPVQLEILRRAGAMPISSRRCGMITKREAERLCKSFLGENAPPKLPDNFAFDVTHECAWGCRGNFIPARYNSSRAKCIKCALCNMYFSPNKFIFHSHRTPEAKYTQPDAANFNSWRRHLKLSDKQPPDELAFAWEDVKAMFNGGSRKRALPSSSHCSSMGHMKSLQGSVVPHMMGQDLGAQKRARFEDDDDLDGGSLSPRKAPRSYPVIPVPSKGFGMLQKFPPTSLFPSPYPFPTFGLCQQKKDDGDVSGGQKGAGLSGLLWPGRKDTFYPPFCMFWPPRAAGGIPVPTYLQPQPSALSSLADNPSLRQAFLDLSDPGEPGAVAGNGNSVSATMAPGSGTTAPRTGLFDPECTTVTPDLRPVTSEGWLKLLDPPTLQARKQSYGSAFRPVIKDGESIAKLHSNGGGVAGATDEDFGVVVTRSDRHQRLSPSSSCSYGSDSGGDGEAEGVESEEEGEVDVESSKQEDEDEEGSFTSRPPQTQTNLYLPALSDSHGEERGKERGSGAVYTSTSPPSSSDPIQQESPSPPASPTASPPLSSSTPPHREDPAYKNVHKNRDEGLPVYATKDNSSISDENKEQNSFFVPESETSAPDYWRESSGDQSQGAASPAPLKKDVENMEKEELQKVLLEQIDFRRRLEQEFHALKGTSPFPVFHNFQDQMKRELAYREEMVQQLQMIPYANIIRKEKISSHLNK, encoded by the exons ATGTGCAGGATACATCGATTCCTCTCGTGACTGGGGGATATTTTCTGATCGTTTTCTCGGGAGTCTATTCTCGGGAGTCAGAG GTCGTTCTACAAACAGTTTTCCTCCAAGTATGAACAAGACCCATCTTTCGAGCACTAATGACATCATAATGACGAGCTCATCAGGCCCCTACCAGCAGGAACCCCTGACACCGCCCAGGCCCGCCCATCACcactcctcatcctcttccttatcctccccctctccgtcctcctcacCCCTCAAGCCAAACCAGGTCGGCCAGGTCATCCTATACGGCGTTCCCATCGTGTCGCTGGTCATCGATCACAACGAGAGACTTTGCCTGGCGCAGATTTCCAACACACTCCTCAAGAACTACAGTTACAATGAGATTCATAATCGCCGCGTGGCGCTGGGCATCACCTGTGTCCAGTGCACTCCGGTTCAGCTGGAGATCCTTCGCCGGGCCGGCGCCATGCCCATCTCGTCACGCCGCTGTGGCATGATCACCAAGCGTGAAGCCGAGCGCCTCTGCAAGTCCTTCCTGGGAGAGAACGCGCCGCCGAAGCTGCCCGACAACTTTGCCTTCGATGTGACACACGAGTGCGCCTGGGGTTGCCGTGGTAACTTCATCCCGGCACGCTACAACAGCTCCAGGGCCAAATGCATCAAGTGCGCTTTGTGCAACATGTACTTCTCCCCAAATAAGTTCATTTTCCATTCCCACCGCACACCAGAAGCCAAGTACACCCAGCCCGACGCTGCCAACTTTAACTCCTGGCGACGACACCTCAAACTCTCTGACAAACAACCACCCGATGAGTTAGCCTTCGCATGGGAAGACGTCAAAGCTATGTTCAACGGAGGCAGCCGGAAGAGAGCACTGCCCTCCTCATCCCATTGCTCCTCCATGGGTCACATGAAGAGTCTCCAAGGTTCGGTAGTGCCTCACATGATGGGGCAGGACCTAGGTGCTCAGAAAAGAGCCCGTTTTGAAGATGACGATGATCTGGATGGAGGCAGTCTGTCTCCCCGTAAGGCACCACGTAGCTACCCTGTCATCCCTGTCCCGAGCAAAGGCTTCGGCATGCTGCAGAAGTTCCCTCCTACGTCGCTCTTCCCCTCGCCTTACCCCTTCCCGACATTCGGCCTCTGCCAGCAGAAAAAAGATGACGGTGATGTTTCAGGTGGGCAGAAAGGAGCAGGGTTGTCGGGCCTTTTATGGCCTGGACGCAAAGACACTTTTTATCCTCCTTTCTGCATGTTTTGGCCACCAAGAGCGGCAGGAGGAATCCCCGTCCCCACCTACCTCCAGCCTCAGCCCAGCGCCCTCTCCTCCCTGGCAGACAACCCCTCTCTCAGGCAGGCCTTTTTGGATCTCTCAGACCCCGGCGAGCCCGGAGCTGTAGCCGGCAACGGAAATAGTGTCAGCGCAACCATGGCCCCCGGCAGCGGGACTACCGCACCCAGAACCGGGCTGTTTGACCCAGAGTGCACGACAGTGACCCCTGACCTTCGCCCCGTGACGTCAGAGGGCTGGCTCAAACTCCTGGACCCCCCAACCCTGCAAGCCAGGAAGCAGAGCTACGGCTCGGCCTTCCGACCTGTCATTAAGGACGGCGAGAGCATCGCCAAGCTCCACAGCAACGGCGGAGGAGTCGCCGGGGCGACAGACGAGGACTTCGGGGTCGTGGTCACCAGGTCGGACCGCCACCAGCGGCTGTCGcccagcagcagctgtagtTACGGAAGCGACAGCGGAGGTGACGGAGAGGCGGAGGGAGTGGAGagcgaggaggagggggaggtggaCGTGGAGTCGTCGAAacaggaggacgaggacgaggaggggAGCTTCACAAGCAGGCCGCCACAGACTCAAACCAACCTGTACCTCCCTGCGTTGAGCGACAGTCACGGAGAGGAGcgggggaaggagagagggagtggCGCCGTGTACACCagcacctcccctccctcctcctcggACCCCATCCAGCAGGAGTCCCCCAGCCCGCCTGCCTCTCCTACTGCCAGCCCGCCTCTCTCCAGCTCCACCCCGCCTCACCGAGAGGACCCAGCTTACAAAAAC gttCACAAAAACAGAGACGAAGGACTACCTGTGTACGCAACCAAAGACAACTCCAGCATTTCTG ACGAAAACAAAGAGCAGAATAGTTTCTTTGTGCCGGAGAGTGAGACGTCAGCGCCCGACTACTGGAGGGAAAGCTCAG GTGATCAAAGCCAAGGTGCTGCCTCTCCTGCGCCGCTAAAGAAGGACGTCGAGAACATGGAGAAAG AGGAGCTCCAGAAGGTTCTGCTGGAGCAGATCGACTTCAGGAGGAGACTGGAACAAGAGTTTCACGCTCTGAAGGGCACCTCGCCATTTCCTGTCTTTC ATAATTTCCAAGACCAGATGAAACGAGAGCTCGCCTACAGAGAAGAGATGGTCCAACAGTTACAGATG ATTCCCTACGCAAACATCATCCGAAAAGAAAAGATCAGCTCCCATCTCAACAAATAG
- the skor2 gene encoding SKI family transcriptional corepressor 2 isoform X2: MIGRTERRQDGGERSRVVHRRHGMLLLPTPTFSMPTYFAVPSGRDLKGRSTNSFPPSMNKTHLSSTNDIIMTSSSGPYQQEPLTPPRPAHHHSSSSSLSSPSPSSSPLKPNQVGQVILYGVPIVSLVIDHNERLCLAQISNTLLKNYSYNEIHNRRVALGITCVQCTPVQLEILRRAGAMPISSRRCGMITKREAERLCKSFLGENAPPKLPDNFAFDVTHECAWGCRGNFIPARYNSSRAKCIKCALCNMYFSPNKFIFHSHRTPEAKYTQPDAANFNSWRRHLKLSDKQPPDELAFAWEDVKAMFNGGSRKRALPSSSHCSSMGHMKSLQGSVVPHMMGQDLGAQKRARFEDDDDLDGGSLSPRKAPRSYPVIPVPSKGFGMLQKFPPTSLFPSPYPFPTFGLCQQKKDDGDVSGGQKGAGLSGLLWPGRKDTFYPPFCMFWPPRAAGGIPVPTYLQPQPSALSSLADNPSLRQAFLDLSDPGEPGAVAGNGNSVSATMAPGSGTTAPRTGLFDPECTTVTPDLRPVTSEGWLKLLDPPTLQARKQSYGSAFRPVIKDGESIAKLHSNGGGVAGATDEDFGVVVTRSDRHQRLSPSSSCSYGSDSGGDGEAEGVESEEEGEVDVESSKQEDEDEEGSFTSRPPQTQTNLYLPALSDSHGEERGKERGSGAVYTSTSPPSSSDPIQQESPSPPASPTASPPLSSSTPPHREDPAYKNVHKNRDEGLPVYATKDNSSISDENKEQNSFFVPESETSAPDYWRESSGDQSQGAASPAPLKKDVENMEKGKEELQKVLLEQIDFRRRLEQEFHALKGTSPFPVFHNFQDQMKRELAYREEMVQQLQMIPYANIIRKEKISSHLNK; encoded by the exons GTCGTTCTACAAACAGTTTTCCTCCAAGTATGAACAAGACCCATCTTTCGAGCACTAATGACATCATAATGACGAGCTCATCAGGCCCCTACCAGCAGGAACCCCTGACACCGCCCAGGCCCGCCCATCACcactcctcatcctcttccttatcctccccctctccgtcctcctcacCCCTCAAGCCAAACCAGGTCGGCCAGGTCATCCTATACGGCGTTCCCATCGTGTCGCTGGTCATCGATCACAACGAGAGACTTTGCCTGGCGCAGATTTCCAACACACTCCTCAAGAACTACAGTTACAATGAGATTCATAATCGCCGCGTGGCGCTGGGCATCACCTGTGTCCAGTGCACTCCGGTTCAGCTGGAGATCCTTCGCCGGGCCGGCGCCATGCCCATCTCGTCACGCCGCTGTGGCATGATCACCAAGCGTGAAGCCGAGCGCCTCTGCAAGTCCTTCCTGGGAGAGAACGCGCCGCCGAAGCTGCCCGACAACTTTGCCTTCGATGTGACACACGAGTGCGCCTGGGGTTGCCGTGGTAACTTCATCCCGGCACGCTACAACAGCTCCAGGGCCAAATGCATCAAGTGCGCTTTGTGCAACATGTACTTCTCCCCAAATAAGTTCATTTTCCATTCCCACCGCACACCAGAAGCCAAGTACACCCAGCCCGACGCTGCCAACTTTAACTCCTGGCGACGACACCTCAAACTCTCTGACAAACAACCACCCGATGAGTTAGCCTTCGCATGGGAAGACGTCAAAGCTATGTTCAACGGAGGCAGCCGGAAGAGAGCACTGCCCTCCTCATCCCATTGCTCCTCCATGGGTCACATGAAGAGTCTCCAAGGTTCGGTAGTGCCTCACATGATGGGGCAGGACCTAGGTGCTCAGAAAAGAGCCCGTTTTGAAGATGACGATGATCTGGATGGAGGCAGTCTGTCTCCCCGTAAGGCACCACGTAGCTACCCTGTCATCCCTGTCCCGAGCAAAGGCTTCGGCATGCTGCAGAAGTTCCCTCCTACGTCGCTCTTCCCCTCGCCTTACCCCTTCCCGACATTCGGCCTCTGCCAGCAGAAAAAAGATGACGGTGATGTTTCAGGTGGGCAGAAAGGAGCAGGGTTGTCGGGCCTTTTATGGCCTGGACGCAAAGACACTTTTTATCCTCCTTTCTGCATGTTTTGGCCACCAAGAGCGGCAGGAGGAATCCCCGTCCCCACCTACCTCCAGCCTCAGCCCAGCGCCCTCTCCTCCCTGGCAGACAACCCCTCTCTCAGGCAGGCCTTTTTGGATCTCTCAGACCCCGGCGAGCCCGGAGCTGTAGCCGGCAACGGAAATAGTGTCAGCGCAACCATGGCCCCCGGCAGCGGGACTACCGCACCCAGAACCGGGCTGTTTGACCCAGAGTGCACGACAGTGACCCCTGACCTTCGCCCCGTGACGTCAGAGGGCTGGCTCAAACTCCTGGACCCCCCAACCCTGCAAGCCAGGAAGCAGAGCTACGGCTCGGCCTTCCGACCTGTCATTAAGGACGGCGAGAGCATCGCCAAGCTCCACAGCAACGGCGGAGGAGTCGCCGGGGCGACAGACGAGGACTTCGGGGTCGTGGTCACCAGGTCGGACCGCCACCAGCGGCTGTCGcccagcagcagctgtagtTACGGAAGCGACAGCGGAGGTGACGGAGAGGCGGAGGGAGTGGAGagcgaggaggagggggaggtggaCGTGGAGTCGTCGAAacaggaggacgaggacgaggaggggAGCTTCACAAGCAGGCCGCCACAGACTCAAACCAACCTGTACCTCCCTGCGTTGAGCGACAGTCACGGAGAGGAGcgggggaaggagagagggagtggCGCCGTGTACACCagcacctcccctccctcctcctcggACCCCATCCAGCAGGAGTCCCCCAGCCCGCCTGCCTCTCCTACTGCCAGCCCGCCTCTCTCCAGCTCCACCCCGCCTCACCGAGAGGACCCAGCTTACAAAAAC gttCACAAAAACAGAGACGAAGGACTACCTGTGTACGCAACCAAAGACAACTCCAGCATTTCTG ACGAAAACAAAGAGCAGAATAGTTTCTTTGTGCCGGAGAGTGAGACGTCAGCGCCCGACTACTGGAGGGAAAGCTCAG GTGATCAAAGCCAAGGTGCTGCCTCTCCTGCGCCGCTAAAGAAGGACGTCGAGAACATGGAGAAAGGTAAAG AGGAGCTCCAGAAGGTTCTGCTGGAGCAGATCGACTTCAGGAGGAGACTGGAACAAGAGTTTCACGCTCTGAAGGGCACCTCGCCATTTCCTGTCTTTC ATAATTTCCAAGACCAGATGAAACGAGAGCTCGCCTACAGAGAAGAGATGGTCCAACAGTTACAGATG ATTCCCTACGCAAACATCATCCGAAAAGAAAAGATCAGCTCCCATCTCAACAAATAG
- the skor2 gene encoding SKI family transcriptional corepressor 2 isoform X4, which produces MIGRTERRQDGGERSRVVHRCAGYIDSSRDWGIFSDRFLGSLFSGVRGRSTNSFPPSMNKTHLSSTNDIIMTSSSGPYQQEPLTPPRPAHHHSSSSSLSSPSPSSSPLKPNQVGQVILYGVPIVSLVIDHNERLCLAQISNTLLKNYSYNEIHNRRVALGITCVQCTPVQLEILRRAGAMPISSRRCGMITKREAERLCKSFLGENAPPKLPDNFAFDVTHECAWGCRGNFIPARYNSSRAKCIKCALCNMYFSPNKFIFHSHRTPEAKYTQPDAANFNSWRRHLKLSDKQPPDELAFAWEDVKAMFNGGSRKRALPSSSHCSSMGHMKSLQGSVVPHMMGQDLGAQKRARFEDDDDLDGGSLSPRKAPRSYPVIPVPSKGFGMLQKFPPTSLFPSPYPFPTFGLCQQKKDDGDVSGGQKGAGLSGLLWPGRKDTFYPPFCMFWPPRAAGGIPVPTYLQPQPSALSSLADNPSLRQAFLDLSDPGEPGAVAGNGNSVSATMAPGSGTTAPRTGLFDPECTTVTPDLRPVTSEGWLKLLDPPTLQARKQSYGSAFRPVIKDGESIAKLHSNGGGVAGATDEDFGVVVTRSDRHQRLSPSSSCSYGSDSGGDGEAEGVESEEEGEVDVESSKQEDEDEEGSFTSRPPQTQTNLYLPALSDSHGEERGKERGSGAVYTSTSPPSSSDPIQQESPSPPASPTASPPLSSSTPPHREDPAYKNVHKNRDEGLPVYATKDNSSISGDQSQGAASPAPLKKDVENMEKGKEELQKVLLEQIDFRRRLEQEFHALKGTSPFPVFHNFQDQMKRELAYREEMVQQLQMIPYANIIRKEKISSHLNK; this is translated from the exons ATGTGCAGGATACATCGATTCCTCTCGTGACTGGGGGATATTTTCTGATCGTTTTCTCGGGAGTCTATTCTCGGGAGTCAGAG GTCGTTCTACAAACAGTTTTCCTCCAAGTATGAACAAGACCCATCTTTCGAGCACTAATGACATCATAATGACGAGCTCATCAGGCCCCTACCAGCAGGAACCCCTGACACCGCCCAGGCCCGCCCATCACcactcctcatcctcttccttatcctccccctctccgtcctcctcacCCCTCAAGCCAAACCAGGTCGGCCAGGTCATCCTATACGGCGTTCCCATCGTGTCGCTGGTCATCGATCACAACGAGAGACTTTGCCTGGCGCAGATTTCCAACACACTCCTCAAGAACTACAGTTACAATGAGATTCATAATCGCCGCGTGGCGCTGGGCATCACCTGTGTCCAGTGCACTCCGGTTCAGCTGGAGATCCTTCGCCGGGCCGGCGCCATGCCCATCTCGTCACGCCGCTGTGGCATGATCACCAAGCGTGAAGCCGAGCGCCTCTGCAAGTCCTTCCTGGGAGAGAACGCGCCGCCGAAGCTGCCCGACAACTTTGCCTTCGATGTGACACACGAGTGCGCCTGGGGTTGCCGTGGTAACTTCATCCCGGCACGCTACAACAGCTCCAGGGCCAAATGCATCAAGTGCGCTTTGTGCAACATGTACTTCTCCCCAAATAAGTTCATTTTCCATTCCCACCGCACACCAGAAGCCAAGTACACCCAGCCCGACGCTGCCAACTTTAACTCCTGGCGACGACACCTCAAACTCTCTGACAAACAACCACCCGATGAGTTAGCCTTCGCATGGGAAGACGTCAAAGCTATGTTCAACGGAGGCAGCCGGAAGAGAGCACTGCCCTCCTCATCCCATTGCTCCTCCATGGGTCACATGAAGAGTCTCCAAGGTTCGGTAGTGCCTCACATGATGGGGCAGGACCTAGGTGCTCAGAAAAGAGCCCGTTTTGAAGATGACGATGATCTGGATGGAGGCAGTCTGTCTCCCCGTAAGGCACCACGTAGCTACCCTGTCATCCCTGTCCCGAGCAAAGGCTTCGGCATGCTGCAGAAGTTCCCTCCTACGTCGCTCTTCCCCTCGCCTTACCCCTTCCCGACATTCGGCCTCTGCCAGCAGAAAAAAGATGACGGTGATGTTTCAGGTGGGCAGAAAGGAGCAGGGTTGTCGGGCCTTTTATGGCCTGGACGCAAAGACACTTTTTATCCTCCTTTCTGCATGTTTTGGCCACCAAGAGCGGCAGGAGGAATCCCCGTCCCCACCTACCTCCAGCCTCAGCCCAGCGCCCTCTCCTCCCTGGCAGACAACCCCTCTCTCAGGCAGGCCTTTTTGGATCTCTCAGACCCCGGCGAGCCCGGAGCTGTAGCCGGCAACGGAAATAGTGTCAGCGCAACCATGGCCCCCGGCAGCGGGACTACCGCACCCAGAACCGGGCTGTTTGACCCAGAGTGCACGACAGTGACCCCTGACCTTCGCCCCGTGACGTCAGAGGGCTGGCTCAAACTCCTGGACCCCCCAACCCTGCAAGCCAGGAAGCAGAGCTACGGCTCGGCCTTCCGACCTGTCATTAAGGACGGCGAGAGCATCGCCAAGCTCCACAGCAACGGCGGAGGAGTCGCCGGGGCGACAGACGAGGACTTCGGGGTCGTGGTCACCAGGTCGGACCGCCACCAGCGGCTGTCGcccagcagcagctgtagtTACGGAAGCGACAGCGGAGGTGACGGAGAGGCGGAGGGAGTGGAGagcgaggaggagggggaggtggaCGTGGAGTCGTCGAAacaggaggacgaggacgaggaggggAGCTTCACAAGCAGGCCGCCACAGACTCAAACCAACCTGTACCTCCCTGCGTTGAGCGACAGTCACGGAGAGGAGcgggggaaggagagagggagtggCGCCGTGTACACCagcacctcccctccctcctcctcggACCCCATCCAGCAGGAGTCCCCCAGCCCGCCTGCCTCTCCTACTGCCAGCCCGCCTCTCTCCAGCTCCACCCCGCCTCACCGAGAGGACCCAGCTTACAAAAAC gttCACAAAAACAGAGACGAAGGACTACCTGTGTACGCAACCAAAGACAACTCCAGCATTTCTG GTGATCAAAGCCAAGGTGCTGCCTCTCCTGCGCCGCTAAAGAAGGACGTCGAGAACATGGAGAAAGGTAAAG AGGAGCTCCAGAAGGTTCTGCTGGAGCAGATCGACTTCAGGAGGAGACTGGAACAAGAGTTTCACGCTCTGAAGGGCACCTCGCCATTTCCTGTCTTTC ATAATTTCCAAGACCAGATGAAACGAGAGCTCGCCTACAGAGAAGAGATGGTCCAACAGTTACAGATG ATTCCCTACGCAAACATCATCCGAAAAGAAAAGATCAGCTCCCATCTCAACAAATAG
- the skor2 gene encoding SKI family transcriptional corepressor 2 isoform X1: protein MIGRTERRQDGGERSRVVHRCAGYIDSSRDWGIFSDRFLGSLFSGVRGRSTNSFPPSMNKTHLSSTNDIIMTSSSGPYQQEPLTPPRPAHHHSSSSSLSSPSPSSSPLKPNQVGQVILYGVPIVSLVIDHNERLCLAQISNTLLKNYSYNEIHNRRVALGITCVQCTPVQLEILRRAGAMPISSRRCGMITKREAERLCKSFLGENAPPKLPDNFAFDVTHECAWGCRGNFIPARYNSSRAKCIKCALCNMYFSPNKFIFHSHRTPEAKYTQPDAANFNSWRRHLKLSDKQPPDELAFAWEDVKAMFNGGSRKRALPSSSHCSSMGHMKSLQGSVVPHMMGQDLGAQKRARFEDDDDLDGGSLSPRKAPRSYPVIPVPSKGFGMLQKFPPTSLFPSPYPFPTFGLCQQKKDDGDVSGGQKGAGLSGLLWPGRKDTFYPPFCMFWPPRAAGGIPVPTYLQPQPSALSSLADNPSLRQAFLDLSDPGEPGAVAGNGNSVSATMAPGSGTTAPRTGLFDPECTTVTPDLRPVTSEGWLKLLDPPTLQARKQSYGSAFRPVIKDGESIAKLHSNGGGVAGATDEDFGVVVTRSDRHQRLSPSSSCSYGSDSGGDGEAEGVESEEEGEVDVESSKQEDEDEEGSFTSRPPQTQTNLYLPALSDSHGEERGKERGSGAVYTSTSPPSSSDPIQQESPSPPASPTASPPLSSSTPPHREDPAYKNVHKNRDEGLPVYATKDNSSISDENKEQNSFFVPESETSAPDYWRESSGDQSQGAASPAPLKKDVENMEKGKEELQKVLLEQIDFRRRLEQEFHALKGTSPFPVFHNFQDQMKRELAYREEMVQQLQMIPYANIIRKEKISSHLNK, encoded by the exons ATGTGCAGGATACATCGATTCCTCTCGTGACTGGGGGATATTTTCTGATCGTTTTCTCGGGAGTCTATTCTCGGGAGTCAGAG GTCGTTCTACAAACAGTTTTCCTCCAAGTATGAACAAGACCCATCTTTCGAGCACTAATGACATCATAATGACGAGCTCATCAGGCCCCTACCAGCAGGAACCCCTGACACCGCCCAGGCCCGCCCATCACcactcctcatcctcttccttatcctccccctctccgtcctcctcacCCCTCAAGCCAAACCAGGTCGGCCAGGTCATCCTATACGGCGTTCCCATCGTGTCGCTGGTCATCGATCACAACGAGAGACTTTGCCTGGCGCAGATTTCCAACACACTCCTCAAGAACTACAGTTACAATGAGATTCATAATCGCCGCGTGGCGCTGGGCATCACCTGTGTCCAGTGCACTCCGGTTCAGCTGGAGATCCTTCGCCGGGCCGGCGCCATGCCCATCTCGTCACGCCGCTGTGGCATGATCACCAAGCGTGAAGCCGAGCGCCTCTGCAAGTCCTTCCTGGGAGAGAACGCGCCGCCGAAGCTGCCCGACAACTTTGCCTTCGATGTGACACACGAGTGCGCCTGGGGTTGCCGTGGTAACTTCATCCCGGCACGCTACAACAGCTCCAGGGCCAAATGCATCAAGTGCGCTTTGTGCAACATGTACTTCTCCCCAAATAAGTTCATTTTCCATTCCCACCGCACACCAGAAGCCAAGTACACCCAGCCCGACGCTGCCAACTTTAACTCCTGGCGACGACACCTCAAACTCTCTGACAAACAACCACCCGATGAGTTAGCCTTCGCATGGGAAGACGTCAAAGCTATGTTCAACGGAGGCAGCCGGAAGAGAGCACTGCCCTCCTCATCCCATTGCTCCTCCATGGGTCACATGAAGAGTCTCCAAGGTTCGGTAGTGCCTCACATGATGGGGCAGGACCTAGGTGCTCAGAAAAGAGCCCGTTTTGAAGATGACGATGATCTGGATGGAGGCAGTCTGTCTCCCCGTAAGGCACCACGTAGCTACCCTGTCATCCCTGTCCCGAGCAAAGGCTTCGGCATGCTGCAGAAGTTCCCTCCTACGTCGCTCTTCCCCTCGCCTTACCCCTTCCCGACATTCGGCCTCTGCCAGCAGAAAAAAGATGACGGTGATGTTTCAGGTGGGCAGAAAGGAGCAGGGTTGTCGGGCCTTTTATGGCCTGGACGCAAAGACACTTTTTATCCTCCTTTCTGCATGTTTTGGCCACCAAGAGCGGCAGGAGGAATCCCCGTCCCCACCTACCTCCAGCCTCAGCCCAGCGCCCTCTCCTCCCTGGCAGACAACCCCTCTCTCAGGCAGGCCTTTTTGGATCTCTCAGACCCCGGCGAGCCCGGAGCTGTAGCCGGCAACGGAAATAGTGTCAGCGCAACCATGGCCCCCGGCAGCGGGACTACCGCACCCAGAACCGGGCTGTTTGACCCAGAGTGCACGACAGTGACCCCTGACCTTCGCCCCGTGACGTCAGAGGGCTGGCTCAAACTCCTGGACCCCCCAACCCTGCAAGCCAGGAAGCAGAGCTACGGCTCGGCCTTCCGACCTGTCATTAAGGACGGCGAGAGCATCGCCAAGCTCCACAGCAACGGCGGAGGAGTCGCCGGGGCGACAGACGAGGACTTCGGGGTCGTGGTCACCAGGTCGGACCGCCACCAGCGGCTGTCGcccagcagcagctgtagtTACGGAAGCGACAGCGGAGGTGACGGAGAGGCGGAGGGAGTGGAGagcgaggaggagggggaggtggaCGTGGAGTCGTCGAAacaggaggacgaggacgaggaggggAGCTTCACAAGCAGGCCGCCACAGACTCAAACCAACCTGTACCTCCCTGCGTTGAGCGACAGTCACGGAGAGGAGcgggggaaggagagagggagtggCGCCGTGTACACCagcacctcccctccctcctcctcggACCCCATCCAGCAGGAGTCCCCCAGCCCGCCTGCCTCTCCTACTGCCAGCCCGCCTCTCTCCAGCTCCACCCCGCCTCACCGAGAGGACCCAGCTTACAAAAAC gttCACAAAAACAGAGACGAAGGACTACCTGTGTACGCAACCAAAGACAACTCCAGCATTTCTG ACGAAAACAAAGAGCAGAATAGTTTCTTTGTGCCGGAGAGTGAGACGTCAGCGCCCGACTACTGGAGGGAAAGCTCAG GTGATCAAAGCCAAGGTGCTGCCTCTCCTGCGCCGCTAAAGAAGGACGTCGAGAACATGGAGAAAGGTAAAG AGGAGCTCCAGAAGGTTCTGCTGGAGCAGATCGACTTCAGGAGGAGACTGGAACAAGAGTTTCACGCTCTGAAGGGCACCTCGCCATTTCCTGTCTTTC ATAATTTCCAAGACCAGATGAAACGAGAGCTCGCCTACAGAGAAGAGATGGTCCAACAGTTACAGATG ATTCCCTACGCAAACATCATCCGAAAAGAAAAGATCAGCTCCCATCTCAACAAATAG